CGGAGCGGGGGTAGGGTGTAGGGGATGTGGTAACTCGCCACATGATCTATCAGCCAATGCCTAACAATGGTACAGAGGAGCAGAGCAGGTACGTTTACCTGCACGTATGCAATCCCGGTTTTGCTTAGTAGAAAGCCTAACGAACCGGGTAGCACATTAAACGCTCACCTCCCTCACCCACCCCACCAGCCAGTCGCGCAACGCTGTCAGCGGTTCACCCGGCAACAGGGGTAAGAGCGTCACGCCACTGGGGTAGGTAACCGGTGTACCGGTAGCTGGGAAGAGCAAGGCGATGGCTGTCACCACCCGCCGCCCGTGGCTATCGCCGATACCGGCCAGGTAGCTGTAGCCCTCATCGAGTGCGCTTGCCGGTAATTCGTCGGAGTTGCTACGGTATTTGGCATCGAGCAAGATCAGCGAGGGTTGACCATACACTGGTGTTATCTCCAGCGCCAGATCGGGAACGCGCACCCGATGGTCGAGTGAGCAAAAAGGCCGGCTGTCGGGTGCGTACCGTGGCTGGTAGCGAAGTTGCACGGTTGTACCGGAAGAGTTGGTGAACGACAGCAGTGGGCGCTGGGTTGGCAGACGAAGATAGTGATCGTCCTCGCACAACGATTGTGCGTTGAGTTGCCAGGTTGGGTGTTGTGCCAGGCACAGCGCAACCTGGACAGCACACCATACTTCGTACAACCTGGCGACATCACGCACCGGGATGGTTAGCAGGTCGGGTTCCCATCCGACACCCAGACGGCGGCGCAAGAGTCGCCGGTAAGCCAGGATGATCCGCTCTTCGCGAGTACGTGGCGTCCAGGATGCCAGTACTGGCGGAGAGGATTGTGGAACAGGGATGTCAGCACGCAAGGCGCGCAAGCGTCCACTGATAGCCACGAGGCGGGTGCGGGTGTCAGATGGCAGGTCGGCGAATAAGAGCCATTGCACAGTGACGATCAGCCGATCCAGCACGGCAACCGCTACGTGAAGACCTCGTTCAGCAGGATCAGATCGCGGACGGAGGGGGCGAATTCGATTTGGCCAGTTGGTCTTTGGGATGGGATGGGCATCGGCAGGAATCCACCAGCGGGCCGGATCGGGTCGCTCACGCCAGGCTCCCAGCTCCTGCGGTCGATCTGGTTGGAGACGGTGCTTCGGCGGACGGCGCAGATATTGTTCGAGCACGGTGATAAAACGTTGCGTCGCTGATCCGGTTAAGAGTGCCAGTAGTGCCGCCGGGTCTGAATGACCGGGGCCAATTATGCCAGCCGTCTGCCTTCCGCCACGCAGCGCATGCACAAGTGCCGGAGCTATGCGGGTTAGATCGCTGAGCAACATGGCAT
This genomic window from Chloroflexus aurantiacus J-10-fl contains:
- a CDS encoding nuclease domain-containing protein: MVDIPLLLIDGVPPSAAIIIEHQIVEWSCSVPVNATAQLTIDGTVLEPFLRPGETVWRWHWQVPAGAGEYEAHLTITSATTHSEWRDLIRVAPSLLDARRYAMLLSDLTRIAPALVHALRGGRQTAGIIGPGHSDPAALLALLTGSATQRFITVLEQYLRRPPKHRLQPDRPQELGAWRERPDPARWWIPADAHPIPKTNWPNRIRPLRPRSDPAERGLHVAVAVLDRLIVTVQWLLFADLPSDTRTRLVAISGRLRALRADIPVPQSSPPVLASWTPRTREERIILAYRRLLRRRLGVGWEPDLLTIPVRDVARLYEVWCAVQVALCLAQHPTWQLNAQSLCEDDHYLRLPTQRPLLSFTNSSGTTVQLRYQPRYAPDSRPFCSLDHRVRVPDLALEITPVYGQPSLILLDAKYRSNSDELPASALDEGYSYLAGIGDSHGRRVVTAIALLFPATGTPVTYPSGVTLLPLLPGEPLTALRDWLVGWVREVSV